The Arachis hypogaea cultivar Tifrunner chromosome 14, arahy.Tifrunner.gnm2.J5K5, whole genome shotgun sequence genome has a segment encoding these proteins:
- the LOC112798280 gene encoding protein TWIN SISTER of FT-like → MPRTTIMDPLAVGGVIGDVVDPFVSCVSLRIVYHNNSEVVNSLELKPSQIINQPRVDVGGDDFRTFYTLIMVDPDAPSPTNPNMREYLHWLVMNIPGTTGTSFGQEIVGYESPRPIAGIHRMVFVLYKQMRRQEVIHPPRWRNNFNTRDFAQVYNLGTPVAALYFNCQRESGWGGRRIII, encoded by the exons ATGCCTAGAACAACAATAATGGACCCTCTTGCTGTTGGAGGGGTAATCGGAGATGTTGTTGATCCTTTTGTAAGTTGTGTTTCTCTGAGGATTGTATATCACAATAACTCAGAAGTTGTTAATAGTTTGGAGTTGAAGCCATCCCAAATTATCAATCAACCAAGAGTTGACGTTGGTGGTGATGATTTTAGAACTTTTTACACTCTG ATAATGGTGGACCCTGATGCACCTAGTCCTACTAATCCAAATATGAGAGAGTATTTACACTG GTTGGTAATGAATATTCCAGGGACGACAGGAACGAGCTTCG GACAAGAGATAGTTGGATACGAAAGCCCAAGACCAATAGCAGGAATACATAGGATGGTGTTTGTGTTGTACAAACAAATGAGGAGGCAAGAAGTGATACACCCTCCAAGATGGCGTAACAACTTCAACACTCGTGACTTCGCACAAGTCTACAATCTTGGAACTCCTGTTGCTGCTCTCTACTTCAATTGCCAGCGGGAGAGCGGTTGGGGTGGAAGGAGAATCATCATTTAG